TAAACACGGCATCGCCCCCGCACCCGATACGTTCATCCAATGCAAGGGCATCACCCGCGAATGCGGTTTCGAGACCATGAATATGATACTCGACGGCGATCGTATTCCCGACGCGGTGTTCTGTTTCAACGACCAACTCGCTATCGGAGCGCTCAAGGCCATCAAAAAGAGGGGTTACCGCATTCCGGAGCAAATCGCCGTGATGGGCTTCTCGGAATCGCAGTCGGCCCTACTGACCGAACCGCAGCTGAGTTCCGTGGCCCAGCCCCTCGACCTGATCGGCGAAACGGCGGCAAACTTGCTGTTGGAAAAAATCAAGAATCCCGATGCCCCGAACCGCACGGTGGTACTCGACGCGCGAATCAACATCCGCGAATCCACCGACATAAGGCTGCAGCAATAGCGCGGCACGCACATTCGGCGAAGCGGGAGGAGCATCCCGAAAATAATACAATCAGTCCCGATTCCGTCCTGAAAAAGTTTTTTCAGGGCGGTTTTCTCACTTTTGAAGACATTTCCGGGAACGCTCCCGGCTAATCAAACCGTTCCCGAAACCGTTCCCGTTAATTTATTTCACGACACGAGATTCAAAAAATATTCATTCTGATAATTTTGCTTATAAGATCAGGCGATTTATCCGCTGTATGCAACCAACAAACAAACCCTAAAATATGAAAAAACTTCTTTACGCTTTTCTAATCACCGCTATCGCTGCTGTCCATTCCGGCTGCAAAGATGACGAGGGGCAATTCATCCATGTCGAAAAAGTAAGTATCGACGTTCGGGAACTCCACCTCAATCCCGGTAAGACATATCAGCTTTCGGTCACGATCACGCCGGAAAATGCCACCAACCAGAGAATCGCATGGTACAGCTCCAATACGAACGTGGCCACCGTGGATAAGAACGGCCTGGTCACAGCGCTGGCTTTCGGCGAGGTGACGCTCACAGCCGAAGCCAACGACATGCACGTCAACGACGCGATCCACCTCACGATCGACGACGTGGACAACAGCATTCCCATTGAAAGCCTGACGCTCGACGCTACGTCCAAGACATTCGACTTCGCAACTGATCCGGGAGTCGGATACTTCCAGTTCACCCCGACAATCCTGCCGGAGAGCGCCACAAACAAAAAGCTCAAGTGGATCTCCGACGATCCGCTCGTCGCCGAAATCGACGAAAACGGCCTACTGGTTCCCGTATCGCACGGCAAAACGACCATCCACGTCTCGACCACCGACGGCGGAAAGAAAACCGCCCAATGCGAAGTGACCGTGATCGGAGTAAAGGATCGCAACTATGATTCGGATGACGACTATTACAAGATCATCTATTTCCCTGTAAACATCACCGTCAAAGACGAGAACGGCCAGGCGACGGAACAAACATGGCTCGACCGCAACCTCGGTGCCAAAAGCATCGCCGCCGCATCCAATGACTATGCGGCCTTCGGATCGCTCTTCCAGTGGTCGCGCAAAGCCGACGGACACGAAAAGACCAAATGGACTTCTGCCACGGCTGGTTCATTCGTCAATGCCCTCGCACCGCTGAACACTCCCACCGCCGACCGCCGGGAGTCGGGTCGGGAAGGTTTCATGCCAACTAACAAGGAGCCCCACGACTGGGCGCGCGACGACACGTCGAACCGGGACGGACTCTGGGGCGGCCGCTTCGAGGACAAGACGTATGCGGCGCCGCTCGATGCCGCCACGCAGGACAACAATCCCTGCCCTCCGGGCTACCGCGTACCGACGGTGAACGAATTCATCGAGATGGCCAAAGCCGTCACCGGACTCGAAACGATGGTTTACGGCGACACCTCCTACAAGGTGACCGATCTTGCTGCCGTATTCGCCCGAAGCCCGCTCAAAATGCCGTGGGCAGGACAGGCGGTCGTCGGGGGAACCGTATCGGGAGGCCGCGGCGTCTACTGGACGAACATGCCCATCATCGCCGGCGCAGGCAACATCTTCACCAATGCGGCGCGTTTCATCATGCTCAACGGCACCAGCATATACCTGAACAACTACCAGCGAACCAACGCCTACTCCGTGCGGTGCATCCGCCATACACCGCTCGACAAAGAGTCCGCCGAAATGAGATAATTCCGTATCCGACATCTCCGGAGCCGTCCCGGACACGGGCGGCTCCGGGGGCATCGGATCCACGACATACCATCCAGTAAAAACCAACCTGAATATAACCATGAAGAAAAGTGTACTACTTTTACTATTATCGGCCCTGTTTACGTACGGCAGCGTCTATGCCCAGCTCCGAGTAACGGGCACCGTGCTGGACGCCGCGACCAGCGAACCGATGGCCGGCGCGAGCGTGATCGAGCAGGGAACCACCAACGGAACCACGACCGACACCAAAGGCCGTTTCGCCATAAGCGTCAAAAACCACCAATCCGTCCTGACCTTCTCGTTTATTGGTATGGTACCGCAGAACATCATGGTCGGCAGCAGCACCGATCTGCGGGTCGAGTTGCAGCAGGATGTGACCCAGATCGAAAACGTCGTCGTGCAGATCGGTTACGGCGACGCCCAGAAGAAAAATGTCGCCGGCTCGCTGGGCGTGCTGAGCACGTCAGAGATCACCAAATCCAAAGGCACGAGCTTTATGGATGCGCTCCAGGGCCGCATGGCCGGCGTGCAGGTCAGCTCCA
This Alistipes onderdonkii DNA region includes the following protein-coding sequences:
- a CDS encoding Ig-like domain-containing protein, which translates into the protein MKKLLYAFLITAIAAVHSGCKDDEGQFIHVEKVSIDVRELHLNPGKTYQLSVTITPENATNQRIAWYSSNTNVATVDKNGLVTALAFGEVTLTAEANDMHVNDAIHLTIDDVDNSIPIESLTLDATSKTFDFATDPGVGYFQFTPTILPESATNKKLKWISDDPLVAEIDENGLLVPVSHGKTTIHVSTTDGGKKTAQCEVTVIGVKDRNYDSDDDYYKIIYFPVNITVKDENGQATEQTWLDRNLGAKSIAAASNDYAAFGSLFQWSRKADGHEKTKWTSATAGSFVNALAPLNTPTADRRESGREGFMPTNKEPHDWARDDTSNRDGLWGGRFEDKTYAAPLDAATQDNNPCPPGYRVPTVNEFIEMAKAVTGLETMVYGDTSYKVTDLAAVFARSPLKMPWAGQAVVGGTVSGGRGVYWTNMPIIAGAGNIFTNAARFIMLNGTSIYLNNYQRTNAYSVRCIRHTPLDKESAEMR